Proteins found in one Ischnura elegans chromosome 11, ioIscEleg1.1, whole genome shotgun sequence genomic segment:
- the LOC124168333 gene encoding uncharacterized protein LOC124168333, producing MESTGKVWFLDEEREMGKNRRGGIPKTFLTDSESDSWEPEPSKLRSRPKKQCTRGDRSTCRSSSAREEEWLGGSESSEEIRRLNNRIKELEDEVAELKRDKKALQDLVSGCDIVRECKHLYHRMRKDIRHRSPDKENSSVVQPLEPDCITAVDAPVVDIGACGQDHGDPA from the exons ATGGAAAGCACTGGTAAAGTCTGGTTCCTGGATGAGGAGAGGGAGATGGGGAAGAATCGTCGCGGAGGAATTCCGAAGACTTTCCTCACGGATAGTGAGAGTGATTCTTGGGAGCCCGAGCCAAGCAAG TTGAGAAGTCGGCCTAAAAAGCAGTGCACTAGGGGTGATCGATCTACTTGCCGGAGCTCCTCTGCTCGGGAGGAAGAGTGGCTTGGGGGGAGTGAAAGTAGCGAGGAGATAAGGCGGCTTAACAATCGAATCAAAGAATTGGAGGATGAAGTCGCCGAACTCAAGAGAGACAAGAAGGCTCTTCAAG ATTTAGTATCTGGCTGTGATATAGTGAGGGAGTGCAAACATCTTTACCACAGAATGCGGAAAGACATAAGGCATCGCTCCCCCGACAAAGAAAATTCTTCGGTGGTACAGCCTTTGGAGCCCGACTGTATCACTGCAGTAGATGCGCCGGTGGTAGACATTGGAGCTTGTGGACAAGACCACGGGGATCCAGCATGA